In Terriglobia bacterium, a single window of DNA contains:
- a CDS encoding translocation/assembly module TamB domain-containing protein, whose amino-acid sequence MLLIALAAGLVTYLSGPGARLDALALRRVRDGASAAFERPVSVASVHVSVLSGRIEIRGLTLSASPPAARPVLTIPVLSATLALRPLLQGRLEISGMRIERPEVNVWREDGRWEGPFPASAGEERRTAILLSRLEIVDGVVSVEDREIPLWGRAEEVRIAWVSRRDGDGEGTLDTNRLSVGDGDAKQLGKVHLEAALTGKKAKSKGAVSLGGSVLNLEGDADLDLRGTPTVSGEIRAAFDVPRAAEVPLIPSLLGLGGPIAGSLRGTATVRFGSEGWAAEGRVRGDHLAYSGIEASALDAEVAASERGATIRSLSARMLGGTVTAAGSVELRRGGDIRAKVGAEGLSVNDALKVAGLDAALDGVASLDADLSGSLGDRGSLRGTGTFRVMPTGTAGARRRLDAEATGTIGLEHLVISAIAPAARVGPTTASIRAEKALDGPKVRLHLDIVSGALGESADLVAALFGHAPGESPLPLDSARLEGRGKATAELTIEEGHHASGTIAFVVDDIAYLGVGADSAAGTLEVEGGVLTFRDTRASKGSGTFRLKEGTAPTSAGEPWHFAGSFDAWPADDVLARTGAPGSPTARITGRAEIGGGSGGRHGSSDLSLSDAKLGPIAFETGRVEAVLEESVLKITSLAVRGPAGRVAASGSYDFANSRIAGSLEASGVDASLAGPWLRGLPVAGRVAFSLRGETGSGTTAWSGTLSPDPDLSLGGRPVEDLSVSSEGDGASARLTVRIGNTATALAEVAIAPPHDSKGQLELTSVPVAWLVEFIHPAAASSVGGELTGRIKWSGPLDDPGAIRADAEIHPLRVVVGAESFTAPRPARVSLEGGRISFDDVSLVSGASRIEVRGGYPLDPSRAALDLSLDASADLSALTAFVRGLTSAGTLTVALKATGSPTTPDLQGTARLEGGRVRMAGNPLAAADRLQAEARIERGAVRIERFSGTVAGGSLHGTGLVTLEGLEPASLVLEAKVNAAAPEIPEGFRGLYSGDLRFEAAKGKDPALSGRLDLIRGVWRRNFELDRINLLARTRAPVVEVPKPDEGLARTSLDVTVDANDNLWLRNDLADTEAWGRIEIGGTVGHPQVSGHCESLDGGELRFGKVRYQLESARVDIPAGPRLNPEFDIVASTRVREYDVRMHLWGDTTRVDSELSSNPSLAERDILALLLTGSTTDTADYQAKPGTIEGSAASLVGGQIGSMVGSQLERWLGFEEVRIDPYQYQTTGDPTTRITLGKRLFPRVFVRTSVPLNSTTQTTTYEVEYQVNRKVKASAFRTDRDALGAGARYSGKTWSHYARTRRKATTPASPHAEEKVSEVRFLGDPGGDTAQLARLVPVRTGRDFSRRDLVEGTLKLKKHYVKDGYLEASVTASSASPRAGFVDVEYAIDRGPKIELVIEGAGDSEKTVRGILDALWLEPASTGTDLEEEARERIRPALQAEGYFKCEVRVDAESTSSGRKVTFHVDRGEKVHVASLSIAGASSIPEAEILQHVLAGRETRFRRDVLKPEVLDIDVSTVENLYHSRGFLSARAAWSVALTPDGRDAHVEIQVTEGPRATLHSVRISGNREIGDDRLRALVRSREGEPFDAAKVYEDLERMRSIYDEGGYLDARVEDDVRSDGESVDLVYVIVEGERKTLRDVEIEGNRITRTSVIRRLVHLAPGDPISHAQLQKMQTDLSRTGLFSEVRLSWADAQGPPGGQVLKISVREADDLALGAGAAYDTFNGPSVQVDAADTNLRGTGWYSGLSILYGSKVQRQQLNFRAPRAVAGWVPILSATHDVEVRDSFSQTGTAVSVALERKTPGDVTHIVRYTTSFSNVYALTVPEETFHATEPRLDLGQVRLSSVGYSIARDKRDNPLNTTRGTYASADLRVFAEPIGSQQRFSKLFLQGSAARPLPGDLVGASAVKIGLASRLGTPNPLPLQERYFAGGGSTFRGFRQDGVGYVDLEQATDSSGNPVQVDAGTLEHGTLRPLGGESVFILSNELRRRVAGSISAVLFWDSGSVFPTPADIRLDRFRNTLGTGIRFDTPIGPVRIEFGWKLDPRAGESAGEYVFTIGQSF is encoded by the coding sequence TTGTTGCTCATCGCCCTGGCGGCCGGGCTGGTGACTTATCTGTCCGGCCCTGGGGCGAGGCTCGACGCACTTGCTCTCCGCCGCGTCCGCGACGGGGCGTCGGCGGCCTTCGAGCGGCCGGTGTCGGTCGCGTCGGTTCACGTCTCGGTGCTCTCGGGCCGCATCGAGATTCGCGGCCTCACGCTGAGCGCGTCCCCTCCGGCGGCCCGGCCCGTCCTCACGATCCCGGTTCTCTCCGCGACGTTGGCGCTCCGGCCTCTCCTGCAAGGACGGCTGGAGATCTCGGGGATGCGCATCGAGCGACCGGAGGTCAACGTGTGGCGCGAGGACGGACGCTGGGAGGGCCCGTTTCCGGCCTCCGCGGGCGAGGAGCGCCGCACGGCGATCCTCCTCAGCCGGCTCGAGATCGTGGACGGCGTCGTTTCCGTCGAGGACCGGGAGATTCCCCTGTGGGGACGCGCCGAGGAGGTGCGGATCGCGTGGGTGTCCCGCCGGGACGGCGACGGTGAAGGGACGCTCGATACGAACCGGCTCAGCGTGGGGGATGGCGACGCGAAGCAGCTCGGAAAGGTGCACCTCGAGGCGGCGCTGACCGGGAAGAAGGCGAAGTCCAAGGGCGCGGTGTCATTGGGCGGCAGCGTGCTGAATCTCGAGGGAGACGCGGACCTCGATCTCCGGGGGACCCCCACGGTCTCGGGAGAGATCCGCGCGGCGTTCGACGTCCCCAGGGCTGCCGAGGTACCGCTGATCCCCTCGCTGCTGGGCCTCGGCGGCCCGATCGCCGGCAGCCTCCGGGGAACCGCGACCGTTCGCTTCGGGAGCGAAGGGTGGGCCGCCGAAGGTCGCGTGCGGGGAGACCACCTCGCCTATTCGGGGATCGAGGCGTCCGCGCTGGACGCCGAGGTCGCGGCCTCGGAGCGTGGCGCCACGATACGGAGCCTGTCCGCCCGCATGCTGGGCGGCACCGTGACGGCCGCGGGGTCGGTCGAGCTTCGCCGTGGCGGCGATATCCGTGCGAAGGTCGGCGCCGAGGGGCTCTCCGTCAACGACGCGCTGAAGGTGGCAGGTCTCGACGCCGCGCTCGACGGGGTCGCATCGCTCGACGCGGATCTGTCCGGGAGCCTCGGCGATCGGGGCTCGCTCCGCGGGACCGGGACGTTCCGCGTCATGCCGACCGGGACGGCCGGCGCGCGCCGGCGGCTCGACGCGGAGGCGACGGGCACGATCGGCCTCGAGCATCTGGTGATCTCGGCGATCGCGCCGGCGGCCCGCGTCGGCCCGACCACGGCATCGATCCGAGCCGAGAAGGCGCTGGACGGGCCGAAGGTGCGGCTGCACCTCGACATCGTGAGCGGGGCCTTGGGCGAGAGCGCCGATCTCGTCGCCGCCCTCTTCGGGCACGCGCCGGGAGAGAGCCCGCTACCGCTCGATTCGGCGAGGCTCGAGGGGCGTGGGAAGGCGACGGCGGAGCTGACGATCGAGGAAGGGCACCACGCGTCGGGGACGATCGCGTTCGTCGTCGACGACATCGCGTACCTGGGCGTCGGGGCGGACTCCGCCGCGGGCACCCTCGAGGTGGAGGGCGGGGTCCTCACCTTCCGCGACACGCGGGCGAGCAAGGGGAGCGGGACGTTCCGATTGAAAGAGGGGACGGCGCCGACCTCCGCCGGGGAGCCGTGGCATTTCGCAGGATCGTTCGACGCCTGGCCCGCCGACGACGTCCTTGCGCGGACCGGCGCTCCCGGCTCCCCGACCGCGCGGATCACCGGCCGCGCGGAGATCGGCGGCGGGAGCGGCGGCCGGCACGGGTCGTCGGATCTCTCCCTCTCCGACGCGAAGCTGGGCCCCATCGCCTTCGAGACGGGGCGCGTCGAAGCGGTGCTCGAGGAATCCGTCCTGAAGATCACGAGCCTTGCCGTCCGGGGTCCGGCTGGCCGCGTCGCCGCGTCGGGGAGCTACGATTTCGCGAATTCTAGGATCGCCGGGTCGCTCGAGGCTTCGGGAGTCGACGCCTCGCTGGCGGGCCCGTGGCTGCGGGGACTCCCGGTGGCCGGACGCGTCGCGTTTTCCCTGCGAGGCGAGACGGGGAGCGGGACCACGGCTTGGAGTGGGACCCTCTCGCCGGATCCGGACTTGTCGCTCGGGGGACGCCCGGTCGAGGACCTCTCGGTTTCCTCCGAGGGCGACGGCGCGAGCGCGCGCCTGACCGTGCGGATCGGGAACACGGCGACCGCCCTGGCGGAGGTGGCGATCGCCCCGCCCCACGATTCGAAGGGACAGCTCGAGCTGACGTCCGTCCCGGTCGCTTGGCTGGTCGAGTTCATCCATCCGGCCGCCGCGTCGTCGGTCGGCGGAGAGCTCACCGGCCGGATCAAATGGTCGGGCCCGCTGGACGATCCGGGCGCGATCCGGGCCGACGCGGAGATCCACCCGTTGCGCGTCGTCGTCGGGGCCGAGTCGTTCACGGCGCCCCGGCCCGCCAGGGTGTCGCTCGAGGGCGGCCGGATCTCCTTCGACGACGTGTCGCTCGTGTCCGGAGCCAGCCGGATCGAGGTGCGCGGCGGCTACCCGCTCGATCCGTCGCGAGCGGCGCTCGATCTCTCGCTCGACGCATCAGCGGACCTGAGCGCTCTGACCGCGTTCGTCAGGGGTCTGACTTCCGCGGGAACGCTCACGGTCGCGCTCAAGGCGACGGGAAGCCCGACCACGCCCGACCTTCAGGGGACGGCGAGGCTCGAGGGCGGCCGCGTTCGCATGGCCGGCAATCCCCTGGCCGCCGCGGACCGCCTGCAGGCGGAGGCCCGGATCGAGCGCGGCGCCGTCCGCATCGAGCGGTTCTCGGGGACCGTCGCCGGCGGATCCCTTCACGGAACGGGACTTGTCACGCTCGAGGGTCTCGAGCCCGCTTCCCTCGTGCTCGAAGCCAAGGTGAACGCCGCGGCGCCGGAGATTCCCGAGGGATTCCGCGGCCTGTATTCCGGCGACCTCAGGTTCGAGGCGGCGAAGGGGAAGGACCCGGCGCTGTCCGGGCGTCTCGATCTCATTCGAGGGGTCTGGCGCAGGAACTTCGAGCTCGACCGGATCAACCTCCTGGCGAGGACCCGAGCCCCCGTCGTCGAGGTGCCGAAGCCGGACGAAGGTCTGGCCAGGACGTCCCTCGACGTGACCGTTGACGCGAACGACAACCTCTGGCTCCGCAACGACCTCGCCGACACCGAGGCGTGGGGCCGCATCGAGATCGGCGGGACCGTCGGTCACCCGCAGGTGTCGGGACATTGCGAGTCGCTCGACGGCGGCGAGCTCCGGTTCGGAAAGGTCCGATACCAGCTCGAGTCGGCAAGAGTCGACATCCCGGCCGGACCCCGGCTCAACCCCGAGTTCGACATCGTCGCGTCCACCCGCGTCCGGGAGTACGACGTGAGGATGCACCTCTGGGGAGACACGACCCGGGTGGATTCCGAGCTCAGCTCGAACCCCTCGCTCGCGGAGAGGGACATCCTCGCCCTCCTGTTGACGGGCTCCACCACCGACACGGCCGATTACCAGGCGAAGCCGGGCACGATCGAAGGGAGCGCCGCAAGCCTCGTGGGAGGGCAGATCGGGAGCATGGTCGGCAGCCAGCTCGAGCGGTGGCTCGGATTCGAGGAGGTGCGGATCGATCCCTACCAGTACCAGACGACGGGCGATCCGACGACGCGCATCACGCTGGGCAAGCGGCTCTTCCCGCGGGTGTTCGTGCGCACCTCCGTTCCGCTCAACTCCACCACCCAGACCACCACCTACGAGGTCGAGTACCAGGTGAATCGGAAGGTGAAGGCCTCTGCGTTTCGAACCGACCGCGACGCGCTGGGGGCCGGCGCGCGCTACTCGGGGAAGACGTGGTCCCACTACGCCCGGACCCGCCGCAAGGCAACGACCCCCGCCTCTCCCCACGCCGAGGAGAAGGTGTCGGAGGTGAGGTTCCTCGGAGATCCGGGCGGCGATACGGCGCAGCTCGCGAGGCTCGTCCCCGTCCGCACCGGGCGGGACTTCAGCCGGAGGGACCTCGTCGAGGGAACGCTCAAGTTGAAGAAGCACTACGTGAAGGACGGGTATCTCGAGGCGTCCGTCACCGCGTCCAGCGCCAGCCCGCGCGCGGGTTTCGTCGACGTCGAGTACGCGATCGACCGGGGCCCGAAGATCGAACTCGTGATCGAGGGCGCGGGCGATTCCGAGAAGACCGTCCGCGGGATCCTCGACGCGCTCTGGCTGGAGCCGGCTTCCACCGGAACCGATCTCGAAGAGGAGGCGCGGGAGCGAATCCGGCCGGCGCTGCAGGCGGAGGGGTACTTCAAGTGCGAGGTCCGCGTGGACGCGGAGTCGACCTCATCGGGCCGGAAGGTGACCTTTCACGTCGACCGCGGCGAGAAGGTCCACGTGGCGAGCCTGTCCATCGCGGGGGCGTCGTCGATCCCGGAGGCCGAGATCCTCCAGCACGTCCTGGCCGGACGCGAGACCCGCTTTAGGCGCGACGTGCTGAAGCCCGAGGTCCTGGACATCGACGTCTCGACCGTGGAGAACCTCTACCACAGCCGGGGGTTCCTGTCGGCACGGGCGGCGTGGTCCGTCGCCCTCACCCCCGACGGCAGGGACGCGCACGTGGAGATCCAGGTGACGGAGGGGCCCAGGGCGACGCTGCATTCGGTCCGGATCAGCGGGAACCGGGAGATTGGGGACGACCGCCTCCGCGCCCTCGTGCGAAGCCGCGAGGGGGAGCCCTTCGACGCGGCGAAGGTGTACGAGGACCTCGAGCGCATGCGCTCGATCTACGACGAGGGGGGATATCTCGACGCGCGGGTCGAGGACGACGTCCGCTCCGACGGCGAGAGTGTCGACTTGGTCTACGTGATCGTCGAGGGAGAGCGAAAGACCTTGCGCGACGTGGAGATCGAGGGGAACCGCATCACCCGCACCAGCGTCATCCGGCGGCTCGTCCACCTGGCTCCGGGCGACCCGATCAGCCACGCGCAGCTCCAGAAGATGCAGACCGATCTGTCGCGCACGGGGCTCTTCAGCGAGGTGAGGCTCTCGTGGGCGGACGCGCAGGGGCCGCCGGGCGGGCAGGTCCTCAAGATCTCGGTTCGCGAGGCCGACGACCTGGCACTGGGAGCGGGGGCCGCCTACGACACCTTCAACGGGCCGAGCGTCCAGGTGGACGCCGCCGACACGAACCTGCGCGGGACCGGCTGGTACTCGGGGCTGTCGATCCTCTACGGCAGCAAGGTGCAGCGCCAGCAGCTCAACTTCAGGGCGCCGCGCGCCGTGGCGGGCTGGGTGCCGATCCTGAGCGCGACTCACGACGTCGAGGTCCGCGACTCGTTCAGCCAGACGGGGACCGCCGTGTCCGTCGCGCTCGAGCGGAAGACGCCGGGCGACGTCACCCACATCGTCCGCTACACCACCAGCTTCTCGAACGTCTACGCCCTGACGGTCCCGGAGGAGACGTTCCACGCGACGGAGCCGCGCCTCGACCTGGGGCAGGTTCGCCTCAGCAGCGTCGGCTACTCCATCGCCCGCGACAAGCGGGACAATCCTCTGAACACCACCCGGGGAACCTACGCCAGCGCGGACCTCAGGGTGTTCGCGGAGCCCATCGGCTCGCAGCAGCGATTCTCGAAGCTCTTCCTCCAGGGAAGCGCGGCCCGTCCGCTCCCGGGGGACCTGGTCGGCGCGTCCGCCGTGAAGATCGGCCTCGCATCCCGGTTGGGGACCCCGAATCCGCTTCCGCTGCAGGAGCGCTACTTCGCCGGCGGGGGCTCGACGTTCCGCGGGTTCAGGCAGGACGGCGTCGGCTACGTCGATCTCGAGCAGGCGACCGACTCGTCCGGCAACCCGGTCCAGGTCGATGCCGGCACCCTGGAGCACGGCACGCTCCGCCCGCTGGGCGGCGAGTCCGTCTTCATCCTCAGCAACGAGCTGCGGCGCCGCGTGGCCGGCAGCATATCCGCGGTCCTCTTCTGGGACTCCGGCAGCGTCTTCCCGACCCCGGCCGACATCCGCCTCGATCGCTTCCGGAACACGCTCGGCACGGGAATTCGCTTCGACACTCCGATCGGTCCGGTGAGAATCGAGTTCGGCTGGAAGCTCGACCCCAGGGCCGGGGAGTCGGCGGGCGAGTACGTCTTCACCATCGGCCAGAGCTTCTGA
- the bcrB gene encoding benzoyl-CoA reductase subunit B: MAEVQKDRSMLLQKEMIEQHFKRLERVAETREPVVYTFVPGNLTELIRSFDALPVLPEINALQSGMRKLSADYIAEAERAGHSEDVCTYVKCDLGMLKSGNIGPSGTRLPKPDLLLLSYTGCYTFMKWFELLREEYDCPTVLFHVPYQGDGRQEPQQRDYMVRQLREEVIPALERATGRRYDEEKLKENLARSARAEDDLVAVLHSAKRRPSPIDGYFGAVYYVGPIFSAFRGTSEGIEYYRALREEVEARVAAGLGPITPEGSLDTQRYRLVIEGPPNWTHFRDFWKMFADEGAVVVASTYSKVGGTYDFGFRHDPGDPLGTLADYCSGCYTNLNLPERVEMLSSYVREYEADGFIINSVKSCNSFSAGQLMILREVERRTGVAGAFIESDLVDPRYFSAANIKNRLESYFQMIDARRTGSAE, translated from the coding sequence ATGGCCGAGGTGCAGAAGGACCGCTCGATGCTCCTTCAAAAGGAGATGATCGAGCAGCACTTCAAGCGACTCGAGCGGGTCGCGGAAACTCGCGAACCTGTGGTCTACACCTTCGTGCCGGGCAACCTCACCGAGCTGATCCGATCGTTCGACGCGCTGCCCGTGCTGCCCGAGATCAACGCGCTGCAGTCGGGCATGCGGAAGCTCTCCGCCGATTACATCGCCGAGGCAGAGCGGGCCGGCCACTCCGAAGACGTCTGCACCTACGTCAAGTGCGACCTCGGAATGCTCAAGTCGGGCAACATCGGGCCATCCGGAACACGGCTCCCGAAGCCCGATCTCCTGCTGCTCTCGTACACCGGATGCTACACGTTCATGAAGTGGTTCGAGCTGCTGCGGGAGGAGTACGACTGTCCCACGGTGCTTTTCCACGTCCCGTACCAGGGGGATGGGAGGCAGGAGCCGCAACAGCGCGACTACATGGTCAGGCAGCTCCGCGAAGAGGTGATCCCCGCACTCGAGAGGGCCACTGGCCGTCGGTACGACGAGGAGAAGCTGAAGGAGAACCTGGCCCGGTCGGCGCGGGCCGAGGACGACCTGGTCGCCGTGCTGCACTCGGCGAAGCGCCGCCCCAGCCCGATCGACGGGTACTTCGGCGCGGTTTACTACGTCGGGCCGATATTCAGCGCGTTCCGCGGCACCTCGGAGGGGATCGAGTATTACCGCGCGCTTCGCGAGGAGGTCGAGGCGCGTGTCGCTGCCGGCCTCGGCCCGATCACGCCGGAGGGGTCGCTCGACACCCAGAGGTACCGGCTGGTGATCGAGGGGCCGCCGAACTGGACCCACTTCCGCGACTTCTGGAAGATGTTCGCCGACGAGGGGGCGGTGGTGGTCGCGTCGACCTACAGCAAGGTCGGCGGCACGTACGATTTCGGCTTCCGGCACGACCCGGGAGACCCTCTGGGTACTCTGGCGGACTACTGCAGCGGCTGCTACACGAACCTCAACCTGCCCGAGCGAGTCGAGATGCTGTCGTCCTACGTTCGTGAGTACGAGGCCGACGGTTTCATCATCAACTCGGTCAAGTCCTGCAACTCTTTCTCCGCGGGGCAGCTCATGATCCTGCGCGAGGTCGAGCGAAGGACCGGCGTCGCGGGAGCGTTCATCGAGTCGGACCTCGTCGATCCGCGTTACTTCTCCGCGGCGAACATCAAGAACCGGCTGGAGAGCTACTTCCAGATGATCGACGCGCGGCGGACGGGGTCGGCGGAATGA
- a CDS encoding acyl-CoA dehydratase activase encodes MNCVLGIDLGSTTTKAVILAENGEVLGRGITNSRSNYDLAAAVARSEAFISARFGLLRREVQPVAGAEAVARLRRAFLVEQTLHQLRRLRALLDEEIERCAFGELAEPLRRAVGEICRRIAAEEEERFTRPDLLQGSEFFRDAAGSAYTRIAEEVAEPPAVTFDALVGLYDKCIIRVENEPLELGFRAHIGSALARMGSPQELEAGVESAAAAQLQEAASVGTGYGRARLPFPKEQIRSEILCHGLGAHAMFPGTRTVLDIGGQDTKAIQVDERGIVTSFQMNDRCAAGCGRYLGYIADEMNLGLHELGPLAERSRRCVKINSTCTVFAGAELRELLSLGEAREDILAGLHRAIILRAMSLLARSGGVVNEFTFTGGVAHNPAAVRALRAVVRENYGEIRTNISPDSIYTGAWGAALFAHRMVSA; translated from the coding sequence ATGAACTGCGTCCTCGGGATCGACCTCGGTTCCACCACGACGAAGGCGGTGATCCTGGCGGAGAACGGCGAGGTGCTCGGCCGCGGGATCACCAACTCGCGATCCAACTACGATCTGGCCGCCGCGGTGGCTCGAAGCGAGGCGTTCATCAGCGCGCGGTTCGGCCTGTTGCGGCGAGAGGTCCAGCCGGTGGCGGGAGCGGAGGCGGTCGCGAGGCTGCGACGGGCCTTCCTCGTCGAGCAGACGCTGCACCAGCTTCGGCGCCTCCGGGCGCTGCTCGACGAGGAAATCGAGCGCTGCGCTTTCGGCGAGCTCGCCGAGCCCCTGCGGCGCGCCGTCGGGGAGATCTGCCGCCGGATCGCCGCGGAAGAAGAGGAGCGCTTCACCCGGCCCGATCTCCTGCAGGGATCCGAGTTCTTCCGGGATGCCGCCGGGTCGGCCTACACCCGGATTGCCGAGGAGGTCGCCGAACCCCCGGCGGTCACCTTCGATGCGTTGGTGGGGCTCTACGACAAGTGCATCATCCGGGTCGAGAACGAGCCGCTCGAATTGGGCTTCCGCGCCCACATCGGCTCCGCCCTGGCCCGAATGGGCAGCCCGCAGGAGCTCGAGGCGGGCGTCGAGTCCGCGGCCGCGGCCCAGCTTCAGGAAGCGGCGAGCGTGGGAACCGGGTACGGGCGCGCACGCCTTCCGTTCCCCAAGGAGCAGATCCGCTCCGAGATCCTCTGCCACGGCCTTGGCGCGCACGCGATGTTTCCGGGGACGCGGACCGTCCTCGACATCGGCGGGCAGGACACCAAGGCGATCCAGGTGGACGAGCGCGGGATCGTCACGAGCTTCCAGATGAATGATCGGTGCGCCGCCGGGTGCGGCCGGTACCTGGGTTACATCGCCGACGAGATGAACCTCGGGCTCCACGAGCTGGGCCCGCTGGCCGAGCGATCGCGGCGCTGCGTCAAGATCAATTCGACGTGCACGGTGTTCGCCGGTGCGGAGCTGCGCGAGTTGCTCTCGCTGGGGGAGGCGCGCGAGGACATCCTGGCCGGCCTCCACCGGGCGATCATTCTGCGGGCGATGAGCCTTTTGGCGCGCTCCGGCGGTGTCGTTAACGAGTTCACGTTCACGGGCGGGGTCGCGCACAACCCGGCGGCCGTGCGGGCCCTGCGCGCCGTGGTTCGGGAGAACTACGGCGAGATCCGGACGAACATCTCCCCCGACAGCATCTACACGGGCGCATGGGGCGCCGCACTGTTTGCCCACCGGATGGTCAGCGCATGA
- the bcrC gene encoding benzoyl-CoA reductase subunit C translates to MNVLYRTFVRNISVISSGGWEVTARAEIIDWARDLYEDLDFGAVRRWIAARPGRTAAGYLPVYAPREIVHACGMLPVGIHGGGDRLEIIRGDAFYQSYICHLPRSVIELAQSGRLDMLSAVLFPSTCDVIRNLSGIWKLLYPATYVRYIDVPQVTSPSTGGAFWEAELRRLLGDLGEISGRPATDDVLRESIALYNETRRWVRALYQARREAPWNVPTEELYLLMRAGEVVPADVFVERARAYLGAVEAEPGRPRDNSRVIVVGAFCEQPPLGLIKTIERAGCYIVDDDFLLGNRFLSSDVSPEGDPIRSLALAFVRNDLRTSILFEADPRGKRGLMKERAAVARADGIIFAAPSFCDPALLDQPMLRAGAEAAGIACIAFKYSENSGQFQQFREQAGTFSDSIKLWGGA, encoded by the coding sequence ATGAATGTATTATATCGAACGTTCGTTCGAAATATTTCGGTGATCTCTTCCGGAGGCTGGGAAGTGACCGCACGGGCCGAAATCATCGATTGGGCGAGGGATCTGTACGAAGATCTCGACTTCGGCGCCGTCCGCCGCTGGATTGCGGCGCGCCCGGGGCGCACCGCCGCCGGATACCTTCCGGTCTACGCGCCACGCGAGATCGTCCACGCGTGCGGGATGCTGCCGGTGGGTATCCACGGCGGGGGGGACCGCCTCGAGATCATTAGGGGCGACGCATTCTACCAATCGTACATCTGCCACCTCCCGCGGTCGGTCATCGAGCTCGCCCAGTCCGGGCGGCTCGACATGCTCTCCGCCGTTCTTTTCCCCTCGACGTGCGACGTGATCCGGAACCTATCGGGGATATGGAAGCTCCTCTACCCTGCGACCTACGTCCGCTACATCGACGTTCCGCAGGTGACGTCCCCCTCGACTGGCGGCGCGTTCTGGGAGGCGGAGCTGCGCCGTCTACTGGGAGATCTCGGCGAGATCTCCGGACGCCCGGCGACGGACGACGTGCTCCGGGAGTCGATCGCGCTCTACAACGAGACGCGGCGCTGGGTCCGCGCGCTGTACCAGGCACGCCGCGAGGCACCCTGGAACGTCCCGACCGAGGAGCTATACCTGTTGATGCGGGCCGGCGAGGTCGTCCCGGCGGACGTATTCGTCGAGAGAGCGCGGGCTTACCTCGGCGCGGTCGAGGCGGAGCCGGGACGCCCCAGAGACAACAGCCGTGTCATCGTCGTCGGCGCGTTCTGCGAGCAGCCGCCGCTGGGACTGATCAAGACCATCGAGCGCGCGGGGTGCTACATCGTCGACGACGACTTCCTGCTGGGGAACCGCTTCCTCTCCTCGGACGTATCTCCGGAAGGCGACCCGATCCGGTCGCTCGCCCTGGCCTTTGTCCGTAACGACCTTCGAACGTCGATCCTTTTCGAAGCCGACCCCCGCGGCAAACGGGGCCTGATGAAGGAGCGCGCGGCGGTCGCCCGGGCCGACGGGATCATCTTCGCCGCGCCGAGCTTCTGCGATCCCGCGCTCCTGGACCAGCCGATGCTGCGGGCCGGGGCCGAGGCGGCCGGGATCGCCTGCATCGCGTTCAAGTACTCCGAGAACAGCGGCCAGTTCCAGCAGTTCCGCGAGCAGGCGGGGACGTTCTCCGATTCGATCAAGCTCTGGGGAGGGGCGTGA
- a CDS encoding SRPBCC domain-containing protein yields MARTARLERPILAAILLGCLGVLVPRAAAEPRPIETGGFAFDLDVEVPAPPERAFDAFTRETLAWWGHHFSENPKALYFDARPGGGFVEAFDDKGNGAWHATVIYAERPKRLRFNGPLGLSGSAVDVVTSLDFEPTDRGTRVKLSVHAAGEYHKDWPAAVEGVWRHFLVERFLPYVTAHPAGTGSAASVDASNPLVATVLRYRDAKRRNDRDAQRATLATDARMWFETRDGQGSKLDAESDGDPWAGWDRFFRSEGILEAAVVTARSVRATVSETNDWYRLVDRPPSRYYMTYDFDEGGRISGVLVHSIPGEPKPHDRVDEFKTWARANRPGLLEKLMPDGKLDPALEKAKQWKVSLFEWRRAAGLGLPEGVDSGS; encoded by the coding sequence ATGGCACGAACCGCACGCCTCGAGCGACCGATCCTGGCCGCCATCCTCCTCGGATGCCTCGGCGTCCTCGTCCCTCGGGCTGCCGCCGAGCCCCGCCCGATCGAGACGGGAGGATTCGCCTTCGACCTCGACGTCGAGGTGCCGGCTCCCCCGGAACGGGCCTTCGACGCCTTCACCCGCGAGACCCTCGCATGGTGGGGCCACCACTTCTCCGAGAATCCGAAGGCGCTGTATTTCGACGCGAGGCCGGGCGGGGGATTCGTGGAGGCGTTCGACGACAAGGGCAACGGCGCCTGGCACGCGACGGTCATCTACGCCGAGCGACCGAAGCGCCTGCGGTTCAACGGTCCCTTGGGTCTCTCCGGATCGGCGGTGGACGTCGTCACCTCCCTCGACTTCGAGCCCACCGATCGCGGGACGCGCGTGAAGCTCTCCGTGCACGCCGCGGGCGAGTACCACAAGGACTGGCCCGCGGCCGTCGAGGGCGTCTGGCGTCACTTCCTCGTCGAGCGGTTCCTCCCGTACGTGACCGCGCACCCGGCCGGGACCGGCTCCGCGGCATCGGTGGACGCGTCGAATCCCCTCGTCGCCACCGTTCTCCGCTACCGAGACGCGAAGCGCCGGAACGACCGCGACGCGCAGCGCGCGACCCTCGCGACCGACGCGAGGATGTGGTTCGAGACGAGGGACGGACAAGGCTCGAAGCTGGACGCGGAAAGCGACGGCGACCCGTGGGCGGGCTGGGACCGGTTCTTCCGAAGCGAAGGGATCCTCGAGGCCGCCGTCGTTACGGCCCGCTCGGTGCGCGCGACGGTGTCCGAGACGAACGACTGGTACCGGCTGGTGGATCGCCCGCCATCTCGGTACTACATGACGTACGACTTCGACGAGGGTGGGAGGATCTCCGGAGTGCTGGTCCACTCGATTCCCGGTGAGCCGAAGCCGCACGATCGCGTCGATGAGTTCAAGACGTGGGCGCGAGCGAACCGCCCTGGCCTGCTGGAGAAGCTCATGCCCGACGGGAAGCTCGATCCGGCCCTCGAAAAGGCGAAGCAGTGGAAGGTCTCGCTCTTTGAGTGGAGGAGGGCGGCCGGCCTGGGTCTCCCGGAAGGCGTGGATTCTGGCTCTTGA